One genomic segment of Paenibacillus xylanexedens includes these proteins:
- a CDS encoding YveK family protein, whose amino-acid sequence MKVELKGYFRLLQKKLWLIVAIALVAGVGAGVKSIFFTQPIYEASSKLIVNQTSNVQGQAMMDFSMIQTNIKLINSYREIIKSSAIMDKVATTYPDLGLTSAQLMNSTSVSTASESQVMSITVQGTTYEKAAKTVNAISNVFQSQIPLIMKIDNVAILSEAKVDSNASPINMKTTLSIIVSLFAGLVLAIALVFLMDYLDDTFKSEAELEKELGLPVLTVISKMKKDDLKNTKNYVSQQKVGDGKYVAANQ is encoded by the coding sequence ATGAAAGTGGAACTGAAAGGATATTTTCGACTCTTACAAAAGAAACTTTGGTTGATTGTTGCAATTGCTCTGGTAGCGGGTGTGGGTGCAGGGGTCAAAAGTATTTTCTTCACCCAACCGATCTATGAGGCAAGTTCCAAGCTTATCGTGAACCAGACCTCTAACGTTCAAGGCCAGGCGATGATGGACTTCAGCATGATTCAAACCAATATCAAACTCATTAACTCATACAGAGAAATTATTAAATCTTCCGCCATTATGGATAAAGTCGCTACTACGTATCCGGACCTAGGCTTAACCTCTGCACAGCTCATGAATAGCACCTCCGTCTCTACAGCCAGCGAATCCCAAGTGATGAGCATAACTGTACAAGGGACTACCTACGAAAAAGCCGCAAAAACGGTTAATGCCATCTCCAACGTGTTCCAATCTCAAATCCCCCTAATCATGAAAATCGATAATGTGGCTATCCTCAGTGAAGCAAAAGTGGATAGTAATGCATCTCCAATTAATATGAAAACCACATTAAGCATCATTGTCAGTCTATTCGCAGGTCTTGTGCTCGCGATTGCACTTGTATTCCTGATGGATTATCTGGATGACACATTCAAATCCGAAGCCGAACTTGAAAAAGAGCTGGGCTTACCTGTGCTTACGGTGATATCCAAAATGAAAAAAGATGATCTGAAAAATACGAAAAATTACGTATCTCAACAGAAAGTGGGGGATGGCAAATATGTCGCGGCAAACCAATGA
- a CDS encoding CpsD/CapB family tyrosine-protein kinase, with protein sequence MSRQTNENNSLVTYFNSKSQISEGYRKLRTNIQFSSIDSHIKKIMVASAESGEGKTTTISNLAVTYAQEGKKVLLIDADLRNPSLHQVFSVPNHIGLSSVLSNQYSVEEVLRESYIDNLQLFTSGPIPPNPSEMIGSNRMKRLIEKLEDQYDVIMFDTPPVLAVTDALIVSSLCDGVLLVVNSGKVKKELVKKTKAALEHVNARILGAILNNIKNVAVPVGYGEK encoded by the coding sequence ATGTCGCGGCAAACCAATGAAAATAACAGTCTGGTGACCTATTTTAACTCCAAATCTCAAATCTCGGAGGGATACCGTAAATTACGGACGAACATCCAGTTCTCCTCAATCGACAGTCATATCAAAAAAATCATGGTGGCTTCCGCTGAATCCGGCGAAGGCAAGACCACAACCATTAGCAACCTGGCGGTAACCTATGCCCAGGAAGGCAAAAAAGTTCTGCTGATCGATGCGGATCTGCGTAATCCTTCCTTGCACCAGGTGTTTTCCGTACCGAATCATATCGGTCTGAGTAGTGTGCTGTCTAATCAGTACAGTGTAGAAGAAGTGCTTAGAGAGAGCTACATCGACAATCTCCAATTATTCACTTCTGGCCCAATTCCGCCGAACCCTTCCGAGATGATCGGTTCCAACCGGATGAAAAGGCTGATTGAGAAGTTAGAGGATCAATATGATGTCATCATGTTTGATACACCGCCGGTGCTCGCTGTAACGGATGCACTCATTGTGAGTTCGCTGTGTGATGGTGTGCTGCTGGTCGTGAACTCGGGCAAGGTCAAGAAGGAACTGGTGAAGAAGACCAAGGCTGCTCTGGAGCATGTGAATGCACGAATCCTGGGCGCAATCCTGAACAATATCAAAAACGTTGCAGTTCCGGTGGGCTACGGAGAGAAGTAA
- the galU gene encoding UTP--glucose-1-phosphate uridylyltransferase GalU, with product MKKVRKAIIPAAGLGTRFLPATKAMPKEMLPIVDKPTIQYIVEEAIASGIEDIIIVTGKGKRAIEDHFDNAFELEHNLLEKGKLSLLEEVRKSSNVDIHYIRQKEAKGLGHAVWCARNFIGDEPFAVLLGDDIVVSEVPCTKQLIDQYDQVQHSIVGVQTVLAEQTDRYGIVDPLQSDGRLTEVLRFVEKPAQGTAPSNLAIMGRYVLSPEIFEHLEQQEIGQGGEIQLTDAIQRLNETQGVYAYDFEGVRYDVGEKLGFILTTIDFALQKQELRIPMLQALQQILEKESVEHAAGGEFE from the coding sequence ATGAAAAAAGTGAGAAAAGCAATCATTCCTGCAGCTGGACTAGGTACACGATTTTTGCCAGCCACAAAAGCGATGCCCAAAGAAATGCTCCCTATTGTGGACAAACCAACCATACAGTATATCGTTGAGGAAGCCATTGCCTCTGGAATTGAAGACATTATCATTGTAACTGGTAAAGGGAAACGGGCAATTGAAGATCATTTCGACAACGCTTTTGAACTGGAACATAACTTGCTGGAAAAAGGGAAGCTGAGCCTGCTTGAAGAGGTTCGCAAATCTTCTAACGTGGATATCCACTACATAAGACAAAAAGAGGCCAAAGGACTTGGTCATGCTGTCTGGTGTGCACGTAACTTTATCGGTGACGAACCTTTTGCCGTGTTGCTCGGAGATGACATCGTCGTATCGGAAGTTCCATGCACCAAACAATTGATTGATCAATATGATCAGGTTCAACATTCCATTGTTGGGGTACAAACCGTACTTGCTGAACAAACAGACAGATACGGCATTGTGGACCCGCTTCAATCGGATGGCCGTTTGACAGAGGTTCTCAGGTTCGTAGAGAAACCTGCCCAAGGCACAGCGCCTTCCAACCTGGCGATTATGGGGAGATACGTACTGAGTCCAGAGATTTTCGAACATTTGGAGCAACAAGAGATTGGTCAAGGGGGAGAGATTCAATTAACAGATGCGATTCAGCGCTTAAATGAGACACAAGGAGTGTATGCTTACGATTTCGAGGGAGTACGTTATGACGTGGGCGAGAAACTGGGATTCATTTTGACAACCATCGACTTCGCTCTGCAAAAACAGGAACTTAGAATTCCAATGCTGCAAGCTCTGCAACAGATTCTGGAAAAAGAGTCGGTAGAACATGCAGCCGGGGGGGAGTTTGAATGA
- a CDS encoding sugar transferase, with amino-acid sequence MSPSPQSKEAEIVMDPSLGYNASTMSGQNADKVYLFMKRMLDLLGSFIGLIILCPLFAVIGLLIKIEAPQGSVFFRQVRVGQNGKEFHMYKFRSMVANAEDLLEQLIDQNEVNGNMFKMKNDPRITRIGKFIRKTSLDELPQLWNVFRGEMSLVGPRPALPREVKNYTSYDRQRLQMIPGCTGLWQVSGRNSVGFEEMVELDLTYARERSMMVDIKIIFRTFKVLVGSKDAF; translated from the coding sequence ATGAGTCCATCTCCCCAATCGAAGGAAGCGGAGATTGTTATGGACCCAAGTCTGGGGTACAATGCATCAACGATGTCAGGACAAAATGCGGATAAAGTGTATCTATTTATGAAAAGAATGCTCGATTTGCTGGGTTCTTTCATAGGTTTAATCATTTTGTGCCCCTTGTTTGCGGTCATCGGATTACTGATCAAAATCGAGGCCCCGCAGGGGTCTGTTTTTTTTCGTCAGGTACGGGTCGGACAGAATGGAAAAGAGTTTCATATGTACAAATTCAGGTCCATGGTTGCGAATGCAGAAGATCTGCTGGAACAATTGATTGATCAGAATGAAGTGAATGGAAATATGTTCAAAATGAAAAATGATCCCCGCATTACCCGGATTGGCAAGTTCATTCGGAAAACCAGCCTGGATGAACTGCCTCAGTTGTGGAACGTATTCAGAGGAGAGATGAGTCTCGTTGGACCCAGACCGGCTCTGCCCAGAGAAGTGAAGAACTACACTTCCTATGACAGACAACGCCTTCAGATGATCCCGGGATGTACGGGATTATGGCAAGTCAGCGGTCGAAATAGTGTTGGTTTTGAGGAAATGGTGGAGCTGGATCTGACGTATGCCCGTGAGCGCAGCATGATGGTGGATATCAAAATTATCTTCAGAACGTTCAAGGTGCTGGTAGGTTCGAAGGATGCGTTTTGA
- a CDS encoding O-antigen ligase family protein — protein MQKTDYFASSRGNTLYIILSSLIIIGMAVYLPIISIMALVLLIMFGIYMKHPSWIYMIVIGTFSLSMDKIFRMQMMGFDASSFYKLLILFFILPIFLRYGLKKQFIYPALAVGYLFIQSYFLSVMPGKMSPLDPFKAFLGLVVPFLLLMVNFPKEVSKRIIRVLAWLPVFSLIGGLILQQFGMLSISNLEGSGVSRLQGANIAAHLGMLCFISICVCLMEIRYKNQVILNYALTLTHFIILIQTGTRGPLLALIPIVCMYLFDHVRKFVKGRTSALLPVVLFLAAVSVMVVLQWDNYELRQESKGLSGRDSAWAFFIKKANEYPIFGQGLGSALVANDGSIFSGFTVPHNEYIRFYYDGGLVGALLIFGALLFVYKKVYHKLNRLVKPYFVGMIVGFSIYSFVDNTLSTIHLIAPFCVYLNALYQISDEKRVVPDHPQELVHRKEIAQ, from the coding sequence ATGCAAAAAACAGACTATTTCGCTTCTTCTAGAGGGAATACGTTATATATCATTCTTTCCTCACTGATCATTATTGGAATGGCAGTATACTTACCGATCATTTCGATTATGGCATTGGTACTACTGATTATGTTTGGGATATACATGAAACATCCAAGTTGGATCTATATGATCGTCATCGGTACATTCTCGCTATCCATGGACAAAATCTTCAGAATGCAAATGATGGGTTTTGACGCTTCTTCCTTTTACAAATTGCTGATCCTGTTTTTCATACTCCCTATCTTTTTGAGATATGGACTGAAAAAACAATTCATTTATCCAGCTTTGGCTGTAGGGTATCTCTTTATTCAGAGTTACTTTTTATCTGTCATGCCCGGCAAGATGAGCCCGCTCGATCCCTTTAAAGCATTTTTGGGATTGGTTGTTCCTTTCCTGTTACTGATGGTGAACTTTCCAAAGGAAGTTAGCAAAAGGATCATCAGAGTCCTCGCCTGGCTTCCGGTGTTTAGTTTGATAGGTGGTCTCATTCTGCAGCAATTCGGTATGTTATCCATCTCCAATCTGGAGGGTTCAGGCGTCAGTCGTTTACAGGGGGCTAATATTGCAGCGCATTTGGGAATGCTTTGTTTTATTTCGATCTGTGTGTGTCTGATGGAGATTCGATACAAAAATCAGGTGATCCTGAATTATGCTCTTACGCTAACGCATTTTATTATTTTGATTCAAACGGGAACCCGCGGGCCCTTACTTGCGCTGATCCCCATCGTGTGTATGTATTTATTTGACCATGTAAGGAAATTTGTGAAGGGCAGAACGAGTGCTCTTCTTCCTGTTGTTTTATTTCTGGCAGCCGTCTCCGTGATGGTTGTTTTACAGTGGGATAATTATGAATTGAGGCAGGAGAGCAAGGGATTATCAGGTAGAGACTCCGCCTGGGCCTTCTTTATCAAAAAAGCGAATGAGTACCCCATTTTTGGTCAGGGGCTGGGCTCTGCCTTGGTTGCCAATGATGGCAGTATCTTTTCAGGTTTTACCGTGCCCCATAACGAATACATCCGCTTTTATTATGATGGGGGACTAGTGGGGGCTTTGCTGATTTTTGGAGCCTTATTATTTGTATACAAAAAGGTGTATCACAAGTTAAATCGTCTCGTGAAACCTTATTTTGTCGGGATGATTGTTGGCTTCTCTATCTACTCTTTTGTTGATAATACATTATCCACCATTCATTTAATTGCTCCTTTTTGTGTGTATCTTAATGCGTTATATCAGATCAGTGATGAGAAACGTGTTGTCCCTGATCATCCCCAGGAGCTTGTCCATCGAAAGGAGATCGCGCAATGA
- the pssD gene encoding PssD/Cps14F family polysaccharide biosynthesis glycosyltransferase, with protein sequence MKVCLVSSTGGHLNQLLNLIPAVEDHDYFLVTEKSEASSKLNLSTRTYFLSQQERKNILFLFIVLRNIMTSMFILLKERPKVLITTGAGAVYPLCLLGKLMGAKLVYVESYAKIYSPTLTGRMIYKFADEFYIQWETLQEAYPNAKYRGALF encoded by the coding sequence ATGAAAGTCTGTCTAGTAAGTTCCACAGGAGGCCATCTGAATCAATTGTTAAATCTAATTCCTGCGGTAGAAGATCATGATTACTTCTTGGTAACGGAAAAAAGCGAAGCGAGCAGCAAACTGAATCTTTCCACTCGAACCTATTTCCTGTCTCAGCAGGAGCGAAAGAATATCCTGTTCCTGTTTATTGTACTGCGGAATATCATGACTTCGATGTTCATTCTGCTGAAAGAACGCCCGAAAGTTCTAATCACCACTGGAGCCGGAGCGGTATATCCCTTGTGCTTACTTGGGAAATTGATGGGAGCCAAGCTTGTTTATGTGGAGAGTTACGCCAAAATATATTCGCCGACCCTGACGGGGAGAATGATATACAAGTTTGCCGATGAATTTTATATCCAATGGGAGACGCTTCAAGAGGCTTATCCAAACGCGAAGTATAGGGGGGCTTTATTTTGA